Proteins from a single region of Chrysemys picta bellii isolate R12L10 chromosome 9, ASM1138683v2, whole genome shotgun sequence:
- the FAM131A gene encoding protein FAM131A isoform X2 yields MLPKSRRALTIQEIAALARSSLHGISQVVKDHVTKPTAMAQGRVAHLIEWKGWCKPTDSPVALESAFNSYSDLSEGEQEARFAAGVAEQFAIAEAKLKAWSSVDGEDSNDESYDEDFGTNTNSTQPADAAGQLPPGSFLKDLLHSRLCQLSVRQGSCEPESDSSQTISPETLCSSLCSLEDGLLLKELGSPGELAAKLLGSLAGGEELLPQTGESAFRSLGQLECQDSMYSMSCTESCLSPTEDDSLPCKDYHTACKLHGDSCGVRRKVSDVASSGVVSLDEEEEEEAEEQ; encoded by the exons ATGTTACCCAAGTCCCGGCGAGCGCTCACAATCCAGGAGATTGCTGCCCTCGCCCGGTCCTCCCTGCACG GTATCTCGCAGGTGGTGAAGGACCATGTCACCAAGCCCACGGCCATGGCACAGGGCAGGGTGGCGCATCTCATCGAGTGGAAAGGCTGGTGCAAGCCCACGGACTCCCCGGTGGCTCTGGAGAGCGCCTTCAACTCCTACTCGGACCTGAGCGAAGGGGAGCAGGAGGCCAGATTCGCAGCAG gtGTGGCCGAGCAGTTTGCCATTGCCGAAGCCAAGCTGAAGGCTTGGTCCTCCGTGGACGGGGAAGACTCCAACGACGAATCCTACGACGAGGACTTCGGGACAAACACCAACAGCACCCAGCCAGCTG ATGCTGCAGGCCAGCTGCCGCCCGGCTCCTTCCTGAAGGATCTCCTCCACAGCCGTCTGTGCCAGCTCAGTGTCCGGCAGGGCTCCTGCGAGCCCGAGAGCGACTCCTCCCAGACCATCTCCCCGGAGACCCTGTGCTCCAGTCTGTGCAGCCTGGAGGACGGGCTGCTCCTCAAGGAGCTGGGCTCGCCGGGCGAACTGGCCGCCAAGCTGCTGGGCTCCCTGGCCGGAGGGGAGGAGCTGCTCCCTCAGACTGGAGAAAGTGCCTTCCGGAGCCTGGGACAGCTGGAGTGCCAGGACTCCATGTACTCCATGTCCTGCACGGAGTCCTGCCTCTCGCCCACGGAGGACGACAGCCTGCCCTGCAAGGACTACCACACGGCGTGCAAGCTGCACGGGGACAGCTGCGGGGTCAGGAGGAAAGTCTCCGACGTGGCCTCGTCGGGGGTGGTGTCgctggatgaggaagaggaggaggaggctgaagAGCAGTGA